A single region of the Halopiger xanaduensis SH-6 genome encodes:
- a CDS encoding NADPH:quinone reductase, with the protein MRAVRLEEHGGPDVLQVEEIDRPEPANDELLVEVAAAGVNPVDTYFRDGSYEPVDVPFTPGVDLAGTVAETGDAVEEFAAGDRVYGTGIGNGSYQGSYAEYATVPTDRVVALPDGADLAEAGAAGVVAVTAWRALIDHADLNPAEHCLVHGGSGGVGHAAVQIADAVSARVITTASEDYHGGLEAMGADTVLDYARDDLADAVLEASDGGVDVVLDHRLDDYLQFDADVAATGCRVVGIGENSPDPGFTNDGAARSKDVSYQFMSMFNTPDLRVPLRGAAHLMDAGRLSVEIDERYDLEEAAEAQRAVMEDSVFGKLVLEP; encoded by the coding sequence ATGAGAGCCGTACGCCTCGAGGAACACGGCGGTCCGGACGTACTGCAGGTCGAAGAGATCGATCGACCCGAACCCGCGAACGACGAACTGCTCGTCGAGGTCGCCGCGGCGGGAGTCAACCCCGTCGACACCTACTTCCGGGACGGGTCGTACGAACCGGTCGACGTGCCGTTCACGCCCGGCGTCGACCTCGCCGGCACCGTCGCGGAAACGGGCGACGCCGTCGAGGAGTTCGCGGCGGGCGACCGCGTCTACGGCACCGGTATCGGAAACGGGTCCTATCAGGGTTCCTACGCCGAGTACGCGACGGTGCCGACGGACCGCGTCGTCGCGCTCCCCGACGGCGCGGACCTGGCGGAGGCCGGCGCGGCGGGCGTCGTCGCCGTCACCGCCTGGCGCGCCCTGATCGATCACGCGGACTTGAACCCGGCCGAGCACTGCCTCGTCCACGGCGGCTCCGGCGGCGTCGGCCACGCCGCCGTCCAGATCGCGGACGCGGTGAGCGCCCGCGTCATCACCACCGCCTCAGAGGATTACCACGGCGGCCTCGAGGCGATGGGCGCCGACACCGTACTGGACTACGCTCGCGACGACCTCGCCGACGCCGTCCTCGAGGCGAGCGACGGCGGCGTCGACGTCGTGTTGGATCACCGGCTGGACGACTACCTCCAGTTCGACGCGGACGTGGCTGCAACCGGCTGTCGGGTCGTCGGGATCGGCGAAAACAGTCCCGACCCGGGCTTTACGAACGACGGCGCGGCCCGCTCGAAGGACGTCAGCTACCAGTTCATGAGCATGTTCAACACGCCGGACCTCCGCGTGCCGCTGCGCGGGGCCGCCCACCTCATGGACGCCGGCCGCCTATCCGTCGAGATCGACGAGCGGTACGACCTCGAGGAGGCCGCAGAGGCCCAGCGCGCCGTCATGGAGGACAGCGTCTTCGGAAAACTCGTACTCGAGCCCTGA
- a CDS encoding FAD-binding oxidoreductase: protein MTRDCSFLEELPLEDDQVSFAESRREDRAADWGSEQRGREVLPDAVVWPESTEDVSTVLAAATERDVPVTPYAAGTSLEGNAVPAHGGISLDLTRMDDIVDYRPDDFQIDVGPGIIGSEVDERVARDGLMFPPLPSSGDISTIGGMIATDASGMQTVRYGEVADWVLGLEAVLADGTVIETGSRAKKTSSGYNLTDLLVGSEGTLAVVTEATLELAGRPHQIRGGRAVFETLEDATGAIAEAVRTEVAVARIELLDELSVRMTNDYLETGLPDAPTVFLEFHANHGIEEEIDLCLTIFEDHDVLEFEISADDDEMSELWEARREIAFAVENYEPELHTLHPGDVTVPISAYPEMVREAKRLAEERDLLAPCYGHAGDGNLHHNVLVDPDDPEMVERGEEAYRKTVEKAIELGGTVTGEHGIGEGKRQFLEDEHGAGAVDAMRRLKRALDPTDTLNPGKIFPETAEGERVRDDET from the coding sequence ATGACACGCGACTGCTCGTTCCTCGAGGAACTCCCGCTCGAGGACGATCAGGTTTCGTTCGCCGAGAGTCGGCGCGAGGACCGCGCCGCCGACTGGGGGTCGGAACAGCGCGGCCGCGAGGTGCTGCCCGACGCCGTCGTCTGGCCCGAAAGCACGGAAGACGTGTCGACCGTCTTGGCCGCGGCGACCGAGCGCGACGTCCCGGTCACGCCCTACGCCGCCGGAACGAGCCTCGAGGGCAACGCCGTCCCGGCCCACGGCGGGATCAGCCTCGACTTGACGCGGATGGACGATATCGTCGACTACCGGCCCGACGACTTCCAGATCGACGTCGGCCCGGGGATCATCGGCAGCGAGGTCGACGAGCGCGTGGCGCGCGACGGACTGATGTTTCCACCCTTACCGTCGTCGGGCGACATCTCCACGATCGGCGGGATGATCGCGACCGACGCCAGCGGGATGCAGACCGTCCGCTACGGCGAGGTCGCCGACTGGGTGCTCGGCCTCGAGGCCGTCCTGGCCGACGGCACCGTCATCGAGACCGGCTCGCGGGCAAAGAAGACCTCGAGCGGGTACAACCTCACCGACCTGCTGGTCGGCAGCGAGGGGACGCTGGCCGTCGTGACGGAAGCGACGCTGGAACTTGCGGGGCGACCGCACCAGATCCGCGGGGGGCGCGCAGTTTTCGAGACGCTCGAGGACGCCACCGGAGCCATCGCCGAGGCGGTCCGGACGGAGGTCGCCGTCGCGCGGATCGAACTGCTCGACGAACTGAGCGTCCGGATGACCAACGACTACCTCGAGACCGGCCTGCCGGACGCGCCGACGGTCTTCCTCGAGTTCCACGCCAACCACGGGATCGAGGAGGAGATCGACCTCTGCCTGACGATATTCGAGGACCACGACGTCCTCGAGTTCGAGATCAGCGCGGACGACGACGAGATGTCCGAACTCTGGGAGGCCCGCCGGGAGATCGCCTTCGCGGTCGAGAACTACGAACCCGAACTGCACACCTTGCATCCCGGCGACGTGACGGTGCCGATCAGCGCGTACCCCGAAATGGTCCGCGAAGCGAAGCGCCTTGCCGAGGAACGGGACCTGCTGGCGCCCTGCTACGGCCACGCGGGCGACGGCAACCTCCACCACAACGTGCTGGTCGACCCGGACGATCCGGAAATGGTCGAACGCGGCGAGGAAGCGTACCGGAAAACGGTCGAGAAAGCCATCGAACTCGGCGGCACGGTCACCGGCGAGCACGGCATCGGCGAGGGGAAACGACAGTTCCTCGAGGACGAGCACGGCGCGGGCGCGGTCGACGCGATGCGGCGGCTCAAGCGAGCGCTCGATCCGACGGACACGCTGAACCCGGGGAAGATCTTTCCGGAGACGGCCGAGGGCGAGCGAGTTCGGGACGACGAAACGTGA
- a CDS encoding thiamine pyrophosphate-binding protein: MSNDSNDGSDGYTGADLFVDALESYGVEYVFGNPGTTELPVTDAIGDSDLEYVLGLHEDVAVGMAGGYAQTRRYHAHHDDSVNPVGVANLHVAPGLAHGLGNLYAAKRAGAPVLVTAGNHSTDFRHEEPALAGDLVDLADQFCKWSAEVMDVEALPTMLRRAVRVALTPPTGPVFLGLPLDVMMEETDAEPERLGGIPNAGGGDPAQLERAADLLADSDVRDLALVVGDGVARSGDEAVAAAVELAESTGARVHGEVHVSEIDFATDHEQWLSYVPPDEERAAELLSADAILFVGTSTNTTLTRHEEPLVDLDGTLIHVSDDPWEVGKNQPADAAVVGDPGLVLQGLIERVRPKIDDETVSERLKEVRDRKAAIEDRLADIGEGEMRDDPRASKAELIDAMRSVAEDAYVVDESVTSKYPIMTRWDFAPEQFVSNKGGGLGYGLPASVGAAIAEEHRDDPRNVICFIGDGSYLYYPNSIYSAVREDLDLTVVIPDNRNYRILKDNTLKLLGGDEGDHEFVGMDFEPPVDIPKNAESHGARGHLVEEPDEIEGALEDALSREGVDVLDVLVHD, translated from the coding sequence ATGTCAAACGACTCTAACGACGGCTCCGACGGCTACACCGGCGCCGACCTCTTCGTCGACGCCCTCGAGTCCTACGGCGTCGAGTACGTCTTCGGCAATCCCGGGACGACCGAACTGCCGGTCACCGACGCGATCGGCGACAGCGACCTCGAGTACGTGCTCGGCCTCCACGAGGACGTCGCGGTCGGGATGGCCGGCGGCTACGCCCAGACCCGACGGTACCACGCCCACCACGACGACTCGGTCAACCCCGTCGGCGTCGCGAACCTCCACGTCGCGCCCGGGCTTGCCCACGGGCTCGGAAACCTCTACGCGGCCAAGCGCGCGGGCGCGCCGGTCCTCGTCACCGCGGGCAACCACAGCACCGACTTCCGCCACGAGGAGCCCGCGCTGGCGGGCGACCTCGTCGATCTCGCCGACCAGTTCTGCAAGTGGTCCGCCGAAGTGATGGACGTCGAGGCGCTGCCGACGATGCTCCGGCGGGCCGTCCGCGTCGCGCTGACCCCGCCGACCGGCCCGGTCTTCCTCGGCCTCCCGCTGGACGTGATGATGGAAGAGACCGACGCCGAGCCCGAGCGACTTGGCGGGATTCCCAACGCCGGCGGCGGGGACCCAGCACAACTCGAGCGCGCGGCCGACTTGCTGGCCGACTCGGACGTCCGGGACCTCGCGCTCGTCGTCGGCGACGGGGTCGCGCGCTCGGGCGACGAGGCGGTCGCCGCGGCGGTCGAGCTCGCGGAGTCGACCGGCGCGCGCGTCCACGGCGAGGTCCACGTGAGCGAGATCGACTTCGCGACCGACCACGAGCAGTGGCTCTCCTACGTGCCGCCGGACGAGGAGCGCGCGGCGGAACTGCTCTCCGCCGACGCGATCCTGTTCGTCGGCACGTCGACGAACACGACGCTGACCCGCCACGAGGAGCCGCTCGTCGACCTCGACGGTACCTTGATCCACGTCAGCGACGACCCGTGGGAGGTCGGCAAGAACCAGCCCGCCGACGCGGCCGTCGTCGGCGATCCCGGTCTGGTGCTGCAGGGACTCATCGAACGCGTCCGACCGAAGATCGACGACGAGACCGTCAGTGAGCGCCTCAAGGAGGTTCGCGATCGCAAAGCGGCGATCGAAGACCGACTGGCTGACATCGGTGAGGGCGAGATGCGGGACGATCCGCGCGCGTCGAAGGCCGAACTCATCGACGCAATGCGGTCGGTCGCCGAGGACGCCTACGTCGTCGACGAGAGCGTCACGTCGAAGTACCCCATCATGACCCGCTGGGACTTCGCGCCCGAGCAGTTCGTCTCGAACAAGGGCGGCGGCCTCGGCTACGGCCTGCCCGCGTCGGTCGGCGCAGCGATCGCCGAGGAGCACCGCGACGACCCGCGGAACGTGATCTGTTTCATCGGCGACGGCTCCTACCTCTACTACCCCAACTCGATCTACAGCGCGGTCCGCGAGGATCTCGATCTCACGGTCGTCATCCCCGACAACCGCAACTACCGCATCCTGAAGGACAACACGCTCAAGCTGCTGGGCGGCGACGAGGGGGACCACGAGTTCGTCGGGATGGACTTCGAACCGCCCGTCGACATCCCGAAAAACGCCGAGAGCCACGGCGCTCGCGGTCACCTCGTGGAAGAGCCCGACGAGATCGAAGGCGCGCTCGAGGACGCCCTCTCACGCGAGGGGGTGGACGTGCTCGACGTGCTGGTGCACGACTGA
- a CDS encoding UbiA family prenyltransferase → MALARDGTGINATARAFWSQVHPVFMTPPLAASLFGAILADDITPTLAAIHVAAMFAAVYTAHVKDGYVDFYVRGEDDDHPLTERGCRVALALSTTLFALCCLLLGVLVNWVAVALTVPTWLIAYHHAPQLDTNPVTATTGYPLGIALSLFGGFYVQAAAFAAVPLGFAVVFLVLLSGIKVIDDAQDYDYDRSIEKRTVAVAVGPTRAYDLAYGLMVTALLIVVAFAVARLFPPTAVLAALAFAAVALAARRAGPELATMLLIRGSYVFLAVLVAAVRFEPLAGFA, encoded by the coding sequence ATGGCCCTCGCGAGAGACGGGACTGGAATCAACGCGACGGCTCGAGCCTTCTGGTCGCAGGTCCACCCCGTGTTCATGACGCCGCCGCTGGCCGCGTCGCTGTTCGGCGCGATCCTCGCCGACGACATCACGCCGACGCTGGCGGCGATCCACGTCGCCGCGATGTTCGCCGCGGTCTACACCGCCCACGTCAAGGACGGCTACGTCGACTTCTACGTTCGCGGCGAGGACGACGACCACCCGCTGACCGAGCGGGGGTGTCGCGTCGCGCTCGCGTTGTCGACGACCCTGTTCGCGCTGTGCTGTCTCCTCTTAGGCGTACTCGTCAACTGGGTCGCCGTCGCGCTGACGGTCCCGACGTGGCTGATCGCCTACCACCACGCGCCCCAGCTCGACACGAACCCCGTTACTGCGACGACGGGCTACCCGCTGGGGATCGCGCTCTCGCTGTTCGGGGGGTTCTACGTGCAAGCTGCGGCATTTGCAGCCGTCCCGCTCGGCTTCGCCGTCGTCTTCCTCGTCCTGCTGTCGGGGATCAAGGTGATCGACGACGCCCAGGACTACGACTACGACCGCTCGATCGAGAAGCGAACCGTCGCCGTGGCCGTCGGGCCGACTCGAGCCTACGACCTCGCGTACGGGCTGATGGTGACGGCGCTGCTGATCGTCGTCGCCTTCGCGGTCGCTCGCCTCTTTCCGCCGACGGCGGTGCTGGCCGCGCTCGCGTTCGCGGCGGTCGCGCTCGCCGCCCGCCGCGCCGGGCCGGAGCTCGCGACCATGCTGCTCATCCGCGGCTCGTACGTCTTTCTGGCCGTCCTCGTCGCTGCGGTCCGGTTCGAACCCCTCGCCGGATTCGCGTGA
- a CDS encoding amphi-Trp domain-containing protein, translating to MVDTVSAEKLEREEAAERLRELADELESGDASTVRAGNKTVELRPPSPIAYEVSVRERSSILRGQRESVTIKMDWRPSNVSEAGDAAGAEAE from the coding sequence ATGGTGGACACAGTCTCCGCCGAGAAACTCGAGCGCGAGGAGGCCGCCGAACGACTCCGCGAACTGGCCGACGAACTCGAGAGCGGCGACGCGTCGACGGTCAGAGCGGGGAACAAGACGGTCGAGCTTCGGCCGCCGTCACCGATCGCGTACGAGGTCAGCGTCCGCGAGCGGTCGTCGATCCTGCGAGGGCAGCGCGAGTCGGTGACCATCAAGATGGACTGGCGCCCGTCGAACGTCTCCGAAGCGGGCGATGCCGCGGGCGCCGAAGCCGAGTAG
- a CDS encoding GNAT family N-acetyltransferase, which produces MELVEATADDLEALVDRWYALANAMEPYSELNELDVDGTEESIEDGFRDHLEDEEITDYLVVLEGETIGFVTLREGRHPSRRYSRYLRLVNLAIDDAHRNQGYGTVVVERVKETAREQGCDHLKVSCEWHNEDARRFYRDAGFQPKQVDYAQPLE; this is translated from the coding sequence ATGGAACTCGTCGAAGCCACCGCCGACGACCTCGAGGCGCTCGTCGACCGGTGGTACGCCCTCGCGAACGCGATGGAACCGTATTCCGAACTGAACGAACTCGACGTTGACGGGACCGAGGAGAGCATCGAAGACGGCTTCCGCGATCACCTCGAGGACGAGGAGATCACCGACTACCTCGTCGTTCTCGAGGGCGAAACGATCGGCTTCGTCACGCTCCGCGAGGGCCGCCACCCGTCCCGGCGGTACTCACGGTATCTGCGTCTCGTGAACCTCGCTATCGACGATGCACATCGGAATCAGGGCTACGGCACAGTAGTCGTCGAGCGCGTGAAAGAGACGGCTCGCGAGCAAGGTTGTGACCACCTCAAGGTCTCCTGCGAGTGGCACAACGAGGACGCGCGACGGTTCTATCGCGACGCGGGCTTTCAGCCGAAGCAGGTCGACTACGCGCAGCCGCTCGAGTGA
- a CDS encoding redox-regulated ATPase YchF — protein sequence MLSIALAGKPNAGKSTFYTAATMADVDVANYPFTTIDANRGVSYVRTDCPCLERDERCNADNCEDGKRYVPIELLDVAGLVPGAHEGKGLGNQFLDELTNADVIVNVVDASGGTNAKGEPVDIGEHDPLEDIDFIEEEMDLWLAGIVDRNWESVERKSRSPDFDIDDVLADMLSGFGASPKQIATVLRELDYPEDPIQWEDAHREELARLVRERTKPIVVAANKIDVAPEENVERLLELDKPVIPTTAEGELALRRAADNGLVDYDPGDETLEIGDDVNDAQREALEDLRETMAEWDGTGVQGALNHAVYDLLEHITAYPVEDAAKWSDGSGNILPDAHLLPDGSTPVDLAYAVHSDIGDGYLHAVNAKSNREVGENYELEEGDVIKIVSTN from the coding sequence ATGCTCTCGATCGCGCTTGCCGGAAAGCCGAACGCCGGCAAGTCCACGTTCTACACCGCGGCGACGATGGCCGACGTCGACGTCGCCAACTACCCCTTCACGACGATCGACGCCAACCGCGGCGTGAGCTACGTCCGGACCGACTGCCCCTGCCTCGAGCGCGACGAGCGGTGCAACGCCGACAACTGCGAGGACGGCAAGCGCTACGTCCCGATCGAACTGCTCGACGTCGCCGGCCTCGTCCCCGGCGCCCACGAGGGGAAGGGGCTCGGAAATCAGTTCCTCGACGAACTGACCAACGCGGACGTGATCGTCAACGTCGTCGACGCCTCCGGCGGCACCAACGCGAAGGGCGAACCCGTCGACATCGGCGAGCACGACCCGCTCGAGGACATCGACTTCATCGAGGAGGAGATGGACCTCTGGCTGGCCGGTATCGTCGACCGCAACTGGGAATCCGTCGAGCGAAAATCGCGCTCACCCGATTTCGACATCGACGACGTCTTGGCGGACATGCTCTCCGGATTCGGCGCCTCACCGAAGCAGATCGCGACTGTCCTGCGGGAACTCGACTACCCCGAGGACCCGATCCAGTGGGAGGACGCACACCGCGAGGAACTCGCGCGGCTGGTCCGCGAGCGCACGAAGCCGATCGTCGTCGCGGCCAACAAGATCGACGTCGCCCCCGAGGAGAACGTCGAGCGCCTGCTCGAGCTCGATAAACCGGTTATCCCGACGACCGCAGAGGGCGAACTCGCCCTACGTCGGGCCGCGGACAACGGCCTCGTCGACTACGACCCCGGCGACGAGACCCTCGAGATCGGCGACGACGTCAACGACGCCCAGCGCGAGGCCCTCGAGGATCTCCGCGAGACGATGGCCGAGTGGGACGGCACCGGCGTTCAGGGCGCGCTCAACCACGCCGTCTACGACCTGCTCGAGCACATCACGGCCTACCCGGTCGAGGACGCCGCGAAGTGGTCCGACGGCAGCGGAAACATTCTGCCCGATGCCCACCTCCTGCCCGACGGTTCGACGCCGGTCGATCTGGCCTACGCGGTCCACTCCGACATCGGCGACGGCTACCTGCACGCGGTCAACGCGAAGTCGAATCGGGAAGTGGGGGAGAACTACGAACTCGAGGAGGGCGACGTGATCAAGATCGTCAGCACGAACTGA
- a CDS encoding DUF2267 domain-containing protein — MQYDDFIGEVQHRAQLDSREAALSISRATLTTLSERIQPGEAENLGAQLPEELGRFLEEVDDAERFEFDEFVDRVAERQEVGEDDPADAAFHAQVVVDVVDEAVTEGAIDDVKAQLPDDEGYGTLFEIAEAAESPAPDSQD; from the coding sequence ATGCAGTACGACGACTTCATCGGCGAAGTCCAGCACCGCGCGCAGCTCGACTCGCGCGAGGCCGCGCTGAGCATCTCCCGCGCGACCCTGACGACCCTCTCCGAGCGCATCCAGCCGGGCGAAGCCGAGAACCTGGGGGCCCAGCTGCCCGAGGAACTCGGGCGCTTCCTCGAGGAGGTCGACGACGCCGAGCGGTTCGAGTTTGACGAGTTCGTCGATCGGGTGGCCGAACGCCAGGAGGTCGGCGAGGACGACCCGGCCGACGCGGCGTTCCACGCGCAGGTCGTCGTTGACGTCGTCGACGAAGCGGTCACCGAGGGCGCGATCGACGACGTCAAAGCGCAGTTGCCGGACGACGAAGGTTACGGGACGCTGTTCGAAATCGCGGAGGCGGCGGAGAGT